Proteins encoded by one window of Camelus bactrianus isolate YW-2024 breed Bactrian camel chromosome 9, ASM4877302v1, whole genome shotgun sequence:
- the CIC gene encoding protein capicua homolog isoform X5, translated as MKPMKKACAGLPGSGSGGKSPPATRAKALRRRGAGEGDKPEEEDDDAQQQQPGPEEAEEGEEEEAERGPGAEGLPPELHPHDPAPGPAEEPKVEGEAGRWEPSLSRKTATFKSRAPKKKYVEEHGAGSGSSSGAAGAPEEQARTPEEASALGVPPRPPTSTRSSSTDTASEHSADLEDEPAEACGPGPWPPGSTSVGYDLRQLRSQRVLARRGDGLFLPAVVRQVRRSQDLGVQFPGDRALTFYEGAPGGGVDVVLDATPPPGALVVGTAVCTCVEPGMAAYREGVVVEVATKPAAYKVRFSSQPGPVATLPQPPQPPHREPEEAVWVARSSLRLLRPPWDPEALPRKPSTGPEEEQAEPGAALPPCPAALDPKQPEDAEVSKISFGGNLGACEEGEEKHPPALGTPALLPLPPPQLLSPPPKSPAFAGPGRPGEQPSPCQEGSQGGSRSSSVASLEKGTAPAARARTPLTAAQQKYKKGDVVCTPNGIRKKFNGKQWRRLCSRDGCMKESQRRGYCSRHLSMRTKEMEGLADSGPGGAGRPAGVAAREGSTEFDWGDETSRDSEASSVAARGDSRPRLVAPADLSRFEFDECEAAVMLVSLGSSRSGTPSFSPVSTQSPFSPAPSPSPSPLFGFRPANFSPINASPVIQRTAVRSRHLSASTPKAGVLTPPDLGPHPPPPAPRERHSSGILPTFQTNLTFTVPISPGRRKTELLPHPGALGASGSGGGGAAPDFPKSDSLDSGVDSVSHTPTPSTPAGFRAVSPAVPFSRSRQPSPLLLLPPPAGLTSDPGPSVRRVPAVQRDSPVIVRNPDVPLPSKFPGEVGAASEARAGGPGRGCRETPVPPGVASGKPGLPPPLPAPVPITVPPAAPTAVAQPMPTFGLASSPFQPVAFHPSPAALLPVLVPSSYTSHPAPKKEVIMGRPGTVWTNVEPRSVAVFPWHSLVPFLAPSQPDPSVQPSEAQQPASHPVASNQSKEPAESAAVAHEQPPGGTGNADPGRPPGATCPESPGPGPPHSLGVVEPGKGPPPTTEEEAPGPPGEPRLDSETESDHDDAFLSIMSPEIQLPLPPGKRRTQSLSALPKERDSSSEKDGRSPNKREKDHIRRPMNAFMIFSKRHRALVHQRHPNQDNRTVSKILGEWWYALGPKEKQKYHDLAFQVKEAHFKAHPDWKWCNKDRKKSSSEAKPTSLGLAGGHKETRERSMSETGTAAAPGVSSELLSVTAQTLLSSDTKAPGSGSCGAERLHTVGAPGSARPRAFSHSGVHSLDGGEVDSQALQELTQMVSGPASYSGPKPSTQYGAPGPFAAPSEGGTLAASGRPPLLPTRASRSQRAASEDMTSDEERMVICEEEGDDDVIADDGFSTTDIDLKCKERVTDSESGDSSGEDPEGSKGFGRKVFSPVIRSSFTHCRPSLDPEPPGPPDPPGAFGKGYGPTPSSSSSSPASSSASAATSFQLGSGTFKAQESGQGSTTGPLRPPPPGAGGPATPSKATRFLPTDPATFRRKRPESVGGLDPPGPSVIAAPPSGGGSVLQTLVLPSNKEEREASGARMPSAPAPPLAYGAPAAPLSRPAATMVTNVVRPVSSTPVPIASKPFPSSARAEASPNDTAGGRTETVTGSRAPGGSPLGVSLVYSDKKSGATTSTAPHLVAGPLLGTVGKAPATVTNLLVGTPGYGAPAPPAVQFIAQGGPGSGAAAGSGAGAGSGPNGPVPLGILQPGPLSKAGGITQVQYILPTLPQQLQVAPAPAPGTKAVAPSGPAPTTSIRFTLPPGTSTNGKVLAATAPTPGIPILQSVPSAPPPKAQSVSPVQAPPPGGSAQLLPGKVLVPLATPSMSVRGGGAGQPLPLVSPPFSVPVQNGAQPPSKIIQLTPVPVSTPSGLVPPLSPASLPGPTSQPQKVLLPSSTRITYVQSASGHALPLGTSPASSQAGTVTSYGPTSSVALGFTSLGPSGPAFVQPLLSGQAPLLAPGQVGVSPVPSPQLPPSCTAPSGPVITAFYPGSPIPTSSASLAQPSQAPPGLVYTVATSTTPPAATILPKGPSAPATATPAPTSPFPSATAGSMTYSLVAPKAQRPTPKAPQKVKAAIASIPVGSFEAGAPGRPGPAPRQPLEPGPAREPSASESELEGQPTTPAPPLPPETWVPPARSSPPPPPPAEERTSSKGPETMASKFPSSSSDWRVPGLGLENRGEPPTPPSPAPAPASAPGSSSGSSEGSSGRAAGDTPERKEAASTGKKVKVRPPPLKKTFDSVDNRVLSEVDFEERFAELPEFRPEEVLPSPTLQSLATSPRAILGSYRKKRKNSTDLDSAPEDPTSPKRKMRRRSSCSSEPNTPKSAKCEGDIFTFDRTGAGTEAEDVLGELEYEKVPYSSLRRTLDQRRALVMQLFQDHGFFPSAQATAAFQARYADIFPSKVCLQLKIREVRQKIMQAATPTEQPPGAEAPLPGPPPTGTAAAPVPTPSPAGGPDPTSPGSDSGTTPAAPPLPPPPEPGPGQPGWEGPPQPSPPPSGPSTAATGR; from the exons ATGAAGCCAATGAAGAAGGCTTGTGCTGGCCTCCCCGGTTCTGGCAGCGGTGGCAAGTCCCCACCAGCCACTAGGGCCAAGGCCCTGAGGCGgcgaggggctggggagggcgaCAAGCCAGAGGAGGAAGACGATgacgcgcagcagcagcagccagggcCAGAAGAGGCtgaggagggtgaggaggaggaggctgagcggggccctggggctgaggggctgCCCCCAGAGCTGCATCCCCAtgacccagccccaggcccagctgaGGAACCCAaggtggagggggaggcaggcCGCTGGGAGCCCTCACTCAGCCGAAAGACGGCCACATTCAAGTCACGAGCGCCCAAGAAGAAGTATGTGGAGGAGCATGGGGctggcagtggcagcagcagtgggGCAGCTGGTGCCCCTGAAGAGCAGGCACGGACCCCCGAGGAGGCCAGTGCCCTGGGTGTGCCTCCACGGCCACCCACTTCCACCCGCTCCTCCTCCACTGACACAGCCAGCGAGCACTCAGCTGACCTGGAGGATGAGCCGGCTGAAGCTTGTGGTCCAGGCCCCTGGCCCCCTGGCAGCACCAGTGTTGGCTATGACCTGCGGCAGCTGCGGTCCCAGCGAGTGCTGGCTCGGCGTGGGGATGGCCTCTTCCTGCCGGCTGTGGTGCGCCAGGTGCGCCGAAGCCAGGACCTGGGTGTGCAGTTCCCTGGGGACCGGGCCCTGACTTTTTACGAGGGAGCACCCGGCGGTGGTGTGGATGTGGTTTTGGATGCCACACCACCGCCAGGTGCACTGGTGGTTGGTACAGCTGTCTGTACCTGTGTGGAGCCTGGTATGGCTGCCTACCGTGAGggtgtggtggtggaggtggccaCCAAGCCAGCTGCCTACAAGGTCCGCTTCAGCTCCCAGCCAGGCCCAGTAGCCACCCTACCACAGCCACCACAGCCACCACACCGTGAGCCTGAGGAGGCAGTGTGGGTGGCCCGCTCCAGCCTGCGCCTGCTGCGGCCCCCCTGGGACCCTGAAGCCCTGCCTAGAAAGCCCTCAACGGGCCCTGAGGAGGAGCAGGCTGAGCCAGGGGCTgccctgcccccctgccctgctgccctggACCCCAAGCAGCCTGAGGATGCTGAGGTATCCAAGATCAGCTTTGGTGGCAACCTGGGAGCTTGTGAGGAGGGTGAGGAGAAGCACCCACCAGCCCTGGGCACCCCGGCCTTGCTCCCACTGCCCCCGCCTCAGCTCCTGTCACCACCACCCAAGTCCCCAGCCTTCGCAGGCCCAGGCCGCCCTGGCGAGCAGCCCTCACCCTGCCAGGAGGGGAGCCAGGGCGGCAGCCGGAGCAGCAGTGTGGCCTCTCTGGAGAAGGGGACCGCGCCAGCTGCCCGGGCCCGCACACCCCTGACCGCAGCCCAGCAGAAATACAAGAAGGGCGATGTGGTCTGCACACCCAATGGAATTCGAAAGAAGTTCAACGGCAAGCAGTGGCGACGGCTGTGCTCGAGAGATGGCTGCATGAAGGAGTCACAGCGGCGGGGCTACTGCTCACGCCACCTGTCCATGCGAACCAAAGAGATGGAGGGCCTGGCGGACAGtggcccaggtggggctgggcggCCGGCTGGCGTGGCAGCCCGTGAGGGTAGCACCGAGTTTGACTGGGGTGATGAGACCTCTCGGGACAGTGAGGCCAGCAGTGTGGCAGCCCGAGGAGACTCACGTCCACGCCTGGTGGCCCCTGCTGACCTGTCACGCTTTGAGTTTGACGAGTGTGAAGCGGCTGTGATGTTGGTGTCACTGGGCAGCTCTCGCTCGGGCACGCCCTCCTTCTCCCCAGTCTCTACGCAGTCGCCCTTCTCGCCAGCCCCGTCACCTTCACCCTCACCACTCTTTGGCTTCCGCCCTGCCAACTTCAGCCCCATCAACGCCTCGCCAGTCATCCAGCGTACTGCTGTTCGCAGTCGCCACCTGAGCGCCAGCACCCCTAAGGCAGGTGTGCTGACTCCACCAGACCTGGGCCCCCACCCGCCGCCACCTGCTCCCCGAGAGCGCCATTCCTCCGGCATCCTACCCACCTTCCAGACCAACCTGACCTTTACTGTGCCCATTAGCCCTGGGCGACGGAAGACAGAGCTGCTTCCCCACCCAGGGGcactgggggcctctggctctggGGGCGGAGGAGCTGCCCCAGACTTCCCTAAGAGTGACAGCTTAGACTCTGGTGTGGACTCGGTGTCCCACACGCCTACACCCTCCACACCAGCTGGCTTCCGTGCTGTGTCGCCTGCCGTGCCCTTCTCCCGCTCCCGCCAGCCCTCACCGTTGCTGCTGTTGCCCCCACCTGCCGGCCTGACCTCGGATCCTGGGCCCTCCGTGCGCAGGGTGCCTGCTGTGCAGCGGGACTCACCTGTCATTGTCCGCAACCCTGATGTGCCGCTGCCCTCCAAATTCCCTGGGGAAGTGGGCGCTGCCAGTGAGGCACGGGCCGGGGGACCTGGGCGGGGCTGCCGAGAGACCCCAGTGCCCCCTGGGGTGGCCAGTGGGAAGCCTGGCCTGCCCCCACCTCTGCCGGCCCCCGTGCCCATCACTGTGCCTCCAGCCGCGCCGACTGCTGTGGCCCAGCCGATGCCCACCTTTGGCCTGGCTTCCTCGCCCTTCCAGCCGGTGGCCTTTCACCCCTCACCTGCTGCCCTGTTGCCGGTCCTGGTGCCCAGCAGCTACACCAGCCATCCTGCCCCCAAAAAGGAAGTCATCATGGGCCGGCCTGGGACAG TGTGGACAAACGTGGAACCTCGCTCTGTGGCCGTGTTCCCCTGGCACTCCTTAGTCCCCTTCTTGGCGCCCAGCCAGCCTGACCCCTCTGTGCAGCCAAGTGAAGCCCAGCAACCTGCCAGCCACCCAGTGGCCTCCAATCAGAGCAAAG AACCTGCTGAGTCGGCGGCTGTTGCTCACGAGCAGCCACCAGGCGGGACAGGGAATGCTGACCCTGGGCGGCCCCCGGGAGCTACATGCCCTGAGAGCCCAGGGCCCGGACCCCCCCACAGTTTGGGGGTGGTGGAACCTGGAAAGGGCCCCCCTCCCACCACTGAGGAGGAGGCCCCTGGTCCACCAGGAGAGCCCCGGCTGGACAGTGAGACGGAGAGTGACCATGATGATGC CTTCCTCTCCATCATGTCTCCTGAGATCCAGTTACCTCTGCCGCCTGGGAAACGCCGGACCCAGTCCCTCAGCGCCTTGCCCAAGGAACGAGACTCATCTTCAGAGAAGGATGGACGCAGCCCCAACAAG CGGGAGAAGGACCATATCCGGCGGCCCATGAATGCCTTTATGATCTTCAGCAAGCGGCACCGGGCCCTGGTCCATCAGCGTCACCCCAACCAGGACAACCGGACTGTCAGCAAGATCCTGGGCGAGTGGTGGTATGCCCTGGGACCCAAGGAGAAACAGAAGTACCACGACCTGGCCTTCCAG GTGAAAGAGGCCCACTTTAAGGCCCACCCAGACTGGAAGTGGTGCAACAAGGACCGGAAGAAGTCCAGCTCAGAGGCCAAGCCTACTAGcctggggctggcaggagggCACAAGGAGACGCGGGAGCGGAGCATGTCGGAGACAGGCACTGCCGCTGCCCCTGGAG TGTCCTCGGAACTCCTGTCTGTCACAGCCCAGACGCTCTTGAGCTCGGACACCAAGGCTCCGGGGAGCGGCTCTTGTGGGGCAGAACGTCTGCACACAGTCGGGGCACCTGGCTCAGCCCGGCCCCGAGCCTTCTCCCACAGCGGGGTCCACAGCCTCGATGGTGGGGAAGTAGACAGCCAGGCACTACAGGAACTGACTCAG ATGGTGTCTGGCCCTGCATCCTACTCTGGCCCAAAACCTTCCACGCAATATGGGGCTCCAGGCCCCTTTGCAGCCCCCAGTGAGGGAGGCACCCTGGCGGCCAGTGGGCGGCCTCCACTGCTGCCCACCCGGGCCTCCCGTTCCCAGCGTGCCGCCAGTGAGGACATGACCAGTGACGAGGAGCGCATGGTCATCTGTGAGGAGGAAGGGGATGATGATGTCATTG CTGACGATGGCTTCAGCACCACTGACATTGACCTCAAGTGCAAGGAGCGGGTGACTGACAGCGAGAGCGGAGACAGCTCTGGGGAAGACCCAGAGGGCAGCAAG GGCTTTGGCCGGAAGGTGTTCTCACCTGTGATCCGTTCCTCCTTTACCCACTGCCGTCCATCACTGGACCCTGAGCCCCCAGGGCCCCCAGATCCACCTGGAGCCTTCGGCAAAGGATATGGgcccaccccatcctcctcctcgtcctcgcctgcctcctcctcagcctcAGCAGCCACCTCCTTCCAACTGGGCTCAGGGACCTTCAAGGCCCAGGAGTCAGGTCAGGGCAGCACAACAGGCCCCCTTCGGCCCCCaccccctggggctgggggcccagcGACACCTTCTAAGGCCACCCGGTTTCTCCCCACGGATCCTGCCACCTTCCGGCGCAAGAGACCTGAAAGTGTAGGGGGCCTGGATCCACCAGGCCCCTCAGTCATTGCGGCACCTCCCAGTGGTGGGGGAAGTGTCCTGCAGACACTGGTCCTGCCCTCAAACAAGGAGGAACGGGAGGCCAGTGGAGCTCGCATGCCTTCGGCCCCAGCCCCACCGCTGGCCTATGGGGCCCCAGCAGCACCCCTGTCCCGCCCGGCTGCCACCATGGTCACCAACGTGGTCCGGCCTGTCAGCAGCACTCCTGTGCCCATTGCCTCTAAgcctttcccttcctctgcccGGGCGGAAGCGTCTCCAAATGATACAGCAGGTGGCAGGACTGAGACAGTCACTGGGTCCCGGGCACCTGGGGGCTCCCCACTAGGTGTCAGCTTAGTGTATTCAGATAAGAAGTCGGGAGCAACCACCTCAACAGCCCCACATCTGGTGGCTGGGCCCCTACTGGGCACTGTGGGGAAGGCACCTGCCACTGTCACCAACCTGCTGGTGGGCACCCCGGGCTATGGGGCCCCAGCACCCCCCGCTGTTCAGTTTATTGCCCAGGGGGGCCCTGGCAGTGGGGCAGCTGCGGGCTCAGGAGCAGGTGCTGGGAGTGGCCCCAATGGGCCAGTGCCCCTGGGCATCCTGCAGCCAGGTCCCCTGAGCAAGGCTGGGGGAATCACCCAAGTGCAGTACATTCTGCCCACGCTGCCCCAACAACTTCAAGTggcacctgccccagcccctgggaccAAGGCAGTGGCTCCCAGCGGCCCTGCACCCACTACCAGCATCCGTTTCACCCTCCCGCCGGGCACCTCCACCAACGGCAAAGTCCTGGCTGCCACTGCGCCCACTCCTGGCATCCCCATCCTGCAGTCTGTACCCTCTGCCCCGCCCCCCAAAG CCCAGTCAGTTTCTCCTGTGCAGGCCCCTCCCCCAGGTGGCTCAGCCCAGCTGCTACCCGGGAAGGTACTGGTGCCCTTGGCCACCCCTAGCATGTCAGTGCGGGGTGGAGGGGCCGGCCAGCCACTGCCCCTGGTGAGCCCACCCTTCTCAGTACCTGTGCAGAATGGTGCTCAGCCACCCAGCAAG ATCATCCAGCTGACTCCGGTACCTGTGAGCACACCCAGCGGCCTGGTGCCGCCCCTCAGCCCAGCCTCGCTCCCTGGACCCACCTCTCAGCCTCAGAAGGTCCTGCTGCCCTCCTCTACCAG AATCACCTATGTGCAGTCAGCCAGCGGGCATGCGCTGCCCCTGGGCACCAGTCCTGCGTCTAGTCAGGCTGGAACAGTCACTTCGTACGGACCCACGAGCTCGGTAGCCCTAGGCTTCACCTCACTGGGGCCCAGTGGCCCCGCCTTCGTGCAGCCCTTGCTTTCAG GCCAAGCCCCGCTGCTGGCTCCCGGCCAGGTGGGCGTGTCGCCTGTGCCCAGTCCCCAGCTGCCTCCCAGCTGCACAGCCCCCAGTGGTCCTGTCATCACAGCGTTTTACCCCGGcagccccatccccacctcctcaGCATCCCTGGCCCAGCCATCTCAGGCTCCACCAGGCCTGGTCTACACTGTGGCCACCAGCACCACCCCACCTGCTGCCACCATCCTGCCCAAGGGCCCATCGGCCCCTGCCACTGCCACCCCGGCCCCTACCAGCCCTTTCCCTAGTGCCACAG CAGGCTCCATGACCTACAGCTTAGTGGCCCCCAAAGCCCAGCGGCCCACCCCTAAGGCCCCCCAGAAAGTGAAGGCGGCCATCGCCAGCATTCCTGTGGGCTCCTTTGAGGCAGGTGCCCCTGGGCGGCCAGGCCCTGCACCCCGTCAGCCCTTGGAGCCTGGCCCAGCCCGTGAGCCCTCTGCATCTGAGTCTGAGCTGGAGGGGCAGCCTACAACGCCGGCCCCCCCACTGCCCCCAGAGACCTGGGTTCCCCCAGCCCGGAGCAgtcccccgccacccccacctgCTGAGGAGCGGACCAGCTCCAAGGGGCCTGAGACCATG GCCAGCAAATTCCCAAGCTCATCTTCAGACTGGCGCGTCCCTGGGCTGGGTCTGGAGAACCGTGGGGagcctcccacccctcccagcccGGCCCCggctccagcctcagcccctggtagcagcagcggcagcagcgagggcagcagtgggagggcagctggggacaCCCCTGAGCGCAAGGAGGCGGCCAGTACCGGCAAGAAGGTGAAGGTGCGGCCCCCGCCCCTGAAGAAGACCTTTGACTCTGTGGACAA CAGGGTCCTGTCGGAGGTGGACTTCGAAGAGCGCTTTGCTGAGCTGCCCGAGTTTCGGCCTGAGGAGGTGCTGCCCTCGCCCACCCTGCAGTCTCTGGCCACCTCACCCCGGGCCATCCTGGGCTCCTACCGCAAGAAGAGAAAGAACTCCACTG ACCTGGACTCTGCCCCTGAGGACCCCACCTCGCCCAAGCGCAAGATGAGGAGACGCTCCAGCTGCAGCTCAGAGCCCAACACCCCCAAGAGTGCCAAGTGCGAGGGGGACATCTTCACCTTTGACCGTACAGGTGCTG GTACAGAAGCTGAGGATGTGCTCGGGGAGCTGGAATATGAGAAAGTGCCATACTCATCACTACGGCGCACCCTGGACCAGCGCCGGGCCCTAGTCATGCAGCTCTTCCAGGACCATGGCTTCTTCCCATCAG CCCAGGCCACAGCAGCCTTCCAGGCCCGCTACGCAGACATCTTCCCCTCCAAGGTCTGTCTGCAGTTGAAGATCCGTGAGGTTCGCCAGAAGATCATGCAGGCGGCCACTCCCACAGAGCAGCCCCCCGGAGCTGAGGCCCCCCTCCCTGGACCACCCCCCACTGGCACTGCTGCTGCCCctgtccccactcccagccctgctGGGGGCCCTGACCCCACCTCACCTGGCTCGGACTCTGGCACGACCCCGGCTGCCCCGCCACTGCCTCCACCCCCAGAGCCAGGGCCTGGACAAcctggctgggaggggccccCTCAACCCTCACCACCCCCTTCTGGCCCCTCCACAGCTGCCACAGGCAGGTGA